AAGattactttgcaaaaaaaaatgaagaaagaaagcaaaataaaatcgAAGCTAAATTACAAGCTAAACAagagcaagaagaaaaacaaaagcagaaaatgcTGAAATGAAATCTCTAGAAGAAAAGATTGTCTGCTTGCTGAAATTCTCGGGAGACTTAGATGATCAGATGTGTAGAGAAGATTTGCATATCCTTTTCTCAAATCATGGTGAAATAAAATGGATAGACTTTGTCAGAGGAGCCAAAGAGGGAATAattctgtttaaagaaaaagctaAGGAAGCACTGGATAAAGCAAAAGATGCAAATAATGGTAACCTACAATTAAGGAACAAAGAGGCCACCTGGGAAGTACTAGAAGGAGATGTGGAAAAAGaagcattgaaaaaaataatagaagatcAACAAGAATCCCTAaacaaatggaagtcaaaaggtcattaattctgattttctttgaCTATTTAACTCATTTGCTTgggtaaaaattttaattggtgTTAAAAGACATTGACAAGAGGTTTAAAACATTACgggtttctcaattttgtctCTACAGGTCGCagatttaaaggaaaaggaaagggaaataaagcTGCCCAGATTGGCTCTGCTAAAGGAAAAGTACAGTTTCAGGGCAAGAAAACTAAATTTGATAGTGATGATGAACATGATGAAAATGGTGCATCTAGACCAgtaaaaagagcaagagaagaaacagacaaagaagAACCTGcatcaaaacaacagaaaacagaaaatagtgcCGGAGACCAGtaatttagtaaacattttttattcattgtaaTTAGATTTTGAGCTGCTTTTGTCTTTGgaggcttttaaaaagtaaaccaaaTTAGGTCCACTTCAATGTCCACgtgtaagaaaggaaaattttttttgttgtttaacttgtctttttttgttgttattgttatcaaAGTGagtatttttttatgtataattCTGTTTGTGTTCTTTCAGATTATtcaaatatcaaaagaaacatTCTTCCACTAAATTGCCTTTGTAATATGAGAATGTATTAGTACAAAGTAATAAAATGCATAgtgcataaaaaaaaaagaatactcattccaagcctcttagatagcctcatccaccagagggcagtcagcagaagcaagaactacaatcctgcagcctgtggaacaaaaaccacattcacagaaagatagataagatgaaaaggcagaaggctatgtaccagatgaaggaacaagataaaaccccagaaaaacaactaaatgaagtggagataggcaaacttccagaaaaacaattcagaataatgatagtgaagatgatccgggacctcggaaaaagaatggaggcaaagatcgaaaagatgcaagaaatgtttaacaaagacttagaagaattaaagaaaaacacctagaggaattaaagaacaaacaaacagagttgaacaatacaataaatgaaatgaaaaatacactagaaggaatcaatagcagaaaaactgaggcagaagaacgcataagtgacctggaagacagaatggtggaattcactgctatggaacagaataaagaaaaaagaatgaaaagaaatgaagacagcctaagagagctctgggacaacattaaatgcaccaacattcgcatgataggggtcccagaaggagaggagagagagaaaggaaagaaaaaagaaagaaaagaaatgaagacagcctaagagagctctgggacaacattaaatgcaccaacattcgcatgataggggtcccagaaggagaggagagagagaaaggacccgagaaaatatttaaagagattatagtcgaaaacttccctaacaggggaaaggaaatagccacctaagttcAGGAAtcacagagactcccatacaggataaatccaaggagaaacacaccgagacacagagtaatcaaactgacaaaaattaaagacaaagaaaagttattgaaagcaacaagggaaaaacaacaaataacatacaaggaaactctcataaggttaacaactgatttctcagcagaaactctacaagccagaagcgagtggcatgatatatttaaagtgatgaaagggaaggctctacaacaaatgctaaaggaacttctctaagtgggaaacacaagagaagaaaaggacctatgaaaacaaacccataacaattaagaaaatggtaataggaacatacacatcgataattaccttaaacgtgaatggattaaatgctccaatcaaaagacacagtcttgctgaatggatacaaaaacaagaccactatatatgctgtctacaagggacacacttcagacctagggacacatacagactgaaagtgaggggatggaaaaagttattccatgcaaatggaaatcaaaagaaagctggagtagcaatactcaNNNNNNNNNNNNNNNNNNNNNNNNNNNNNNNNNNNNNNNNNNNNNNNNNNNNNNNNNNNNNNNNNNNNNNNNNNNNNNNNNNNNNNNNNNNNNNNNNNNNNNNNNNNNNNNNNNNNNNNNNNNNNNNNNNNNNNNNNNNNNNNNNNNNNNNNNNNNNNNNNNNNNNNNNNNNNNNNNNNNNNNNNNNNNNN
This window of the Physeter macrocephalus isolate SW-GA chromosome 21, ASM283717v5, whole genome shotgun sequence genome carries:
- the LOC112062452 gene encoding LOW QUALITY PROTEIN: lupus La protein homolog (The sequence of the model RefSeq protein was modified relative to this genomic sequence to represent the inferred CDS: inserted 1 base in 1 codon; substituted 1 base at 1 genomic stop codon); the encoded protein is MAENGDNEKMAALEAKICHQIEYYFGDFNLPSNKFLKEXIKLDEGWVPLEIMIKFNRLNRLTTDFNVIVEALSKSKAELMEISEDKTKIRRSPSKPLPEVTDEYKNDVKNRSVYIKGFPIDATLDDIKQWLEDKGQVLNIQMRRTLHKVFKGSIFAVFDTIESAKKFVETPGQKYKDTDLLILFKEDYFAKKNEERKQNKIEAKLQAKQEQEEKQKXENAEMKSLEEKIVCLLKFSGDLDDQMCREDLHILFSNHGEIKWIDFVRGAKEGIILFKEKAKEALDKAKDANNGNLQLRNKEATWEVLEGDVEKEALKKIIEDQQESLNKWKSKGRRFKGKGKGNKAAQIGSAKGKVQFQGKKTKFDSDDEHDENGASRPVKRAREETDKEEPASKQQKTENSAGDQ